From one Diachasmimorpha longicaudata isolate KC_UGA_2023 chromosome 8, iyDiaLong2, whole genome shotgun sequence genomic stretch:
- the LOC135165238 gene encoding zinc finger protein 543-like: MSDDSEILGRRPHSPRTLTISKSPCSEDNWFTSEPETTLVSNDCQRNVQLESTNPWISENKERNCDLGEVESMIIASRGWNGYHTQVAKNEESSKSPRPKDSPRPHPKTVEDIEQWLKTRPDAPTTMEPLKQELETVDRYLTSPFLEKDQDVLSIDIDYTDKKLTLGYDPSYDQFQELHNEKYLEVCKDGFTLPEFPLDNLDPLTLANNDMMVAGEVLPSTSTQPEDYAQEPEETSQHPSSEVEQKPSIPDFALTTSQEVDEIEISPEIDPLIHEDLGSLDSPSEGDISPPNGKSESRIVKKRRKVLKIEDNRLQYDEEDVQTDNKDGIMAVVAISTDKISNMTQIVINTGKEEQIYQGKTSELMEATGYFPNIAKMEGGGCWREAGSTSHEMIITNALEELGFTEEGLVSLALVMTENGKTWICPKEECRREFNRLYALKGHLLAHYGVRPFKCDYDGCAWAFHSDFKLKRHKETHLKRKDYVCQVCNRRFTTIYNLWTHEKLHSRPNRIACLVPSCLERFQTKRALEIHMKSHDQEHAPYVCSHEGCGKRYYSSNALSSHQRCHSYKEVDIKCGWLGCGKVFDKPCRLKAHVRCHTGSKPYSCTYPGCGWAFSSSSKLKRHEKKHTNERKFLCEFPGCNKAFMRSEHLKEHRLTHKEGRFFQCYMCDASFSAKSSLYVHIKKHQNRENNGSVQNARARVGLMERRLEDSESVKTICEELSMKSVPSVPEDLHGGLSPLQNVGKIRGEEDEVCKRIGSSKMLRNRDNGHSDLADSSELNYVLYEDNDQGEGGQGEEGAEPEPEPPPKIVGNVARGRRGQGAARTRLTCDDVWRMKRRNSRLNSVGPSDVVLGGGDIGEGLLLEEELPLMFYQEDLGNEGQILLLEGGSEETIGLRGLE, encoded by the exons ATGTCTGATGACAGTGAGATACTCGGCAGAAGACCACACTCGCCTCGGACCCTCACTATATCGAAATCCCCATGTTCGGAGGACAATTGGTTCACCAGTGAGCCGGAGACAACACTCGTCAGCAACGATTGTCAACGCAACGTGCAACTGGAATCAACGAACCCCTGGATTTCAGAGAATAAAGAGAGAAATTGTGATTTGGGTGAGGTCGAGTCCATGATCATCGCTTCTCGGGGTTGGAATGGATATCAC ACGCAAGtcgcgaaaaatgaagagTCTTCGAAATCACCTCGTCCCAAGGACTCCCCCAGACCGCACCCCAAGACGGTGGAGGATATTGAACAATGGTTGAAAACTCGTCCGGATGCTCCGACCACAATGGAGCCCCTAAAACAAGAACTCGAAACAGTGGACAGGTACCTGACCTCTCCCTTCCTCGAGAAAGACCAGGACGTTCTGTCTATCGACATCGATTACACCGACAAAAAATTGACACTGGGATACGATCCCTCCTACGACCAATTCCAAGAACTCCACAACGAGAAATACTTGGAAGTCTGCAAGGATGGCTTCACCCTTCCAGAGTTTCCTCTGGATAACCTGGATCCTCTGACACTTGCCAACAACGACATGATGGTGGCAGGTGAGGTCCTCCCCTCCACTAGTACCCAACCTGAGGATTACGCTCAAGAACCGGAGGAAACTTCTCAACACCCATCTTCAGAAGTCGAGCAAAAGCCTTCAATTCCGGATTTTGCCTTGACGACGTCCCAGGAGGTGGATGAAATCGAAATATCTCCTGAAATCGATCCTTTGATTCATGAGGACCTCGGATCCCTGGACAGTCCTTCCGAAGGGGACATCTCGCCTCCAAATGGCAAAAGTGAGTCTAGAATCGtcaaaaaacgaagaaaagtCCTCAAGATTGAGGACAATCGTTTGCAATATGACGAGGAAGACGTTCAGACTGATAATAAGGACGGAATAATGGCCGTTGTCGCAATATCAACTGATAAAATATCCAACATGACGCAGATTGTGATAAATACAGGAAAGGAGGAACAGATCTACCAGGGGAAGACATCGGAGTTGATGGAGGCCACTGGGTATTTTCCAAATATTGCAAAGATGGAAGGCGGTGGATGCTGGAGGGAGGCCGGGAGCACCAGTCACGAAATGATAATCACAAATGCCCTGGAGGAGTTGGGATTCACTGAGGAGGGACTTGTTTCCCTCGCTCTTGTGATGACAGAGAATGGAAAGACCTGGATATGTCCTAAAGAGGAGTGCAGAAGGGAGTTCAACAGGTTGTATGCGTTGAAGGGACATCTGCTGGCCCATTACGGGGTCAGGCCTTTCAAGTGCGACTACGATGGCTGTGCTTGGGCATTTCACTCGGACTTCAAGTTGAAACGTCACAAGGAAACCCACCTGAAACGCAAGGACTACGTCTGCCAGGTCTGCAACCGTCGTTTCACGACAATCTACAACCTCTGGACGCACGAAAAACTACACTCTCGCCCCAACCGCATCGCCTGCCTGGTCCCCAGTTGTCTCGAACGTTTTCAAACAAAAAGAGCTCTCGAAATCCACATGAAGTCCCACGATCAGGAGCACGCCCCCTATGTCTGCAGTCACGAAGGCTGTGGTAAGCGCTACTACAGCTCCAACGCCTTGAGCTCACATCAGAGGTGTCACAGTTACAAAGAAGTGGACATAAAGTGCGGCTGGTTGGGCTGCGGCAAAGTATTCGATAAGCCCTGCCGTCTGAAGGCTCACGTCAGGTGTCACACTGGCTCCAAGCCCTACTCCTGTACTTACCCAGGATGCGGATGGGCTTTCTCGTCGTCGAGTAAACTCAAGCGACACGAGAAGAAGCACACGAACGAGAGAAAATTTCTTTGTGAATTTCCTGGATGCAATAAGGCCTTCATGCGATCTGAACATCTCAAGGAGCACAGGCTGACTCACAAAGAAGGAAGATTCTTCCAGTGCTATATGTGCGACGCGAGTTTTTCCGCGAAAAGCAGTCTCTATGTTCATATTAAGAAGCATCAGAATCGGGAGAACAACGGCAGTGTGCAGAATGCCAGGGCGAGGGTAGGTTTGATGGAGAGGAGACTGGAGGATTCTGAGAGTGTCAAGACCATTTGCGAGGAATTGTCGATGAAGTCGGTGCCCTCGGTACCTGAGGATCTTCATGGAGGTCTGAGTCCCCTTCAGAATGTCGGTAAGATCAGGGGAGAGGAAGATGAGGTTTGCAAGAGGATTGGCTCGTCGAAGATGTTGAGGAATCGCGATAACGGGCACAGTGATCTTGCAGATTCATCGGAGTTGAATTATGTTTTGTATGAGGACAATGATCAGGGTGAGGGTGGACAGGGAGAGGAGGGGGCAGAACCAGAGCCTGAACCACCACCGAAGATCGTGGGGAATGTTGCCAGAGGCAGAAGGGGACAGGGGGCTGCGAGGACTAGGCTGACGTGTGATGATGTCTGGAGGATGAAGAGGAGAAACTCGCGATTGAATTCTGTGGGACCGAGTGATGTTGTTCTTGGGGGTGGAGATATTGGGGAGGGTTTACTTCTGGAGGAGGAATTGCCCTTGATGTTCTATCAGGAGGATCTGGGGAATGAGGGACAGATTCTACTGCTCGAGGGGGGAAGTGAGGAGACGATTGGACTGAGGGGGCTGGAGTGA
- the LOC135165245 gene encoding protein rolling stone-like isoform X1, with translation MVPYHHLITFLPLPWCVVTTRSLPADVEMHNAVPMVRKLMSNGSRRRVRRTNSNHSTRVHNKIRQSTHVEVANGGRRAMVNNIWCRKLSHIWHQKTPEPPHGRSFSEPRCQSHLSRWYLCYRWLITLVWVTIILCSIFELGSSKPLGKSHLWPIYLTNWDLALGFTQSLFALYLVIRRWQLQKGLDFDVGNIKYGKTEKIYWFFYTVTSSLAVGVTCTYWATVYDPKIHQVDLLNIMLHVCNSCLMIIDLLVTKIPLRFRHCWWCPTVAISYLMFTIVYHSAGGLDKQGNPCIYKVLNWSKPEKTILVCLGGLSFLVVVHCLLCYIARIRDRLYDSSQKYVKDGPDGPRNDLSLKVKNPEVV, from the exons ATGGTCCCTTATCACCATCTTATCAcctttctccccctcccctggTGCGTTGTAACGACCCGGTCACTACCTGCTGACGTTGAAATGCATAATGCAGTTCCCATGGTGCGCAAACTCATGTCAAATGGATCACGGAGAAGAGTGCGACGTACTAACAGTAatcattccactcgtgtacaCAATAAAATCCGTCAGTCTACCCACGTTGAAGTGGCGAATGGAG GTCGCCGAGCGATGGTGAACAACATCTGGTGTCGCAAACTCTCTCACATCTGGCACCAGAAGACTCCAGAACCACCGCACGGTCGTTCCTTTTCCGAGCCCCGTTGCCAGTCCCACCTGTCACGATGGTATCTCTGCTACAGATGGCTGATAACCCTCGTCTGGGTGACGATAATCCTGTGCTCGATTTTCGAGCTAGGGAGCTCCAAACCTCTGGGCAAATCCCACCTGTGGCCTATTTACTTGACAAATTGGGATCTTGCCCTGGGTTTCACGCAGTCCCTCTTCGCTCTGTACCTGGTGATCAGGCGATGGCAACTACAGAAGGGCCTGGACTTCGATGTAGGCAATATAAAGTACGGCAAGACCGAGAAGATCTACTGGTTCTTCTACACCGTCACCTCGTCATTAGCTGTTGGGGTAACATGCACGTATTGGGCAACAGTCTACGACCCGAAAATTCACCAGGTCGATCTTCTCAACATCATGCTGCACGTATGCAACAGCTGTCTCATGATCATCGATCTTCTTGTCACTAAAATACCTCTGAGATTCCGTCACTGCTGGTGGTGCCCCACTGTTGCCATTTCCTATCTGATGTTCACCATTGTCTACCATTCAGCTGGGGGCCTTGACAAACAGGGTAACCCGTGCATTTACAAAGTTCTCAACTGGTCAAAACCCGAGAAGACTATTCTCGTCTGTCTCGGGGGACTCAGTTTTCTCGTGGTTGTTCACTGCCTTCTGTGTTATATCGCCCGAATCAGAGATCGACTGTACGACAGCAGTCAGAAGTACGTCAAGGACGGACCTGACGGACCTAGAAATGATCTGTCACTCAAGGTCAAGAATCCGGAGGTTGTTTGA
- the LOC135165245 gene encoding protein rolling stone-like isoform X3, which produces MVRSKGLTPVTVFRVLTLGMQKFSCRRAMVNNIWCRKLSHIWHQKTPEPPHGRSFSEPRCQSHLSRWYLCYRWLITLVWVTIILCSIFELGSSKPLGKSHLWPIYLTNWDLALGFTQSLFALYLVIRRWQLQKGLDFDVGNIKYGKTEKIYWFFYTVTSSLAVGVTCTYWATVYDPKIHQVDLLNIMLHVCNSCLMIIDLLVTKIPLRFRHCWWCPTVAISYLMFTIVYHSAGGLDKQGNPCIYKVLNWSKPEKTILVCLGGLSFLVVVHCLLCYIARIRDRLYDSSQKYVKDGPDGPRNDLSLKVKNPEVV; this is translated from the exons ATGGTGAGGTCTAAGGGATTGACTCCAGTGACCGTTTTCCGAGTGTTGACGCTCGGGATGCAGAAATTTTCAT GTCGCCGAGCGATGGTGAACAACATCTGGTGTCGCAAACTCTCTCACATCTGGCACCAGAAGACTCCAGAACCACCGCACGGTCGTTCCTTTTCCGAGCCCCGTTGCCAGTCCCACCTGTCACGATGGTATCTCTGCTACAGATGGCTGATAACCCTCGTCTGGGTGACGATAATCCTGTGCTCGATTTTCGAGCTAGGGAGCTCCAAACCTCTGGGCAAATCCCACCTGTGGCCTATTTACTTGACAAATTGGGATCTTGCCCTGGGTTTCACGCAGTCCCTCTTCGCTCTGTACCTGGTGATCAGGCGATGGCAACTACAGAAGGGCCTGGACTTCGATGTAGGCAATATAAAGTACGGCAAGACCGAGAAGATCTACTGGTTCTTCTACACCGTCACCTCGTCATTAGCTGTTGGGGTAACATGCACGTATTGGGCAACAGTCTACGACCCGAAAATTCACCAGGTCGATCTTCTCAACATCATGCTGCACGTATGCAACAGCTGTCTCATGATCATCGATCTTCTTGTCACTAAAATACCTCTGAGATTCCGTCACTGCTGGTGGTGCCCCACTGTTGCCATTTCCTATCTGATGTTCACCATTGTCTACCATTCAGCTGGGGGCCTTGACAAACAGGGTAACCCGTGCATTTACAAAGTTCTCAACTGGTCAAAACCCGAGAAGACTATTCTCGTCTGTCTCGGGGGACTCAGTTTTCTCGTGGTTGTTCACTGCCTTCTGTGTTATATCGCCCGAATCAGAGATCGACTGTACGACAGCAGTCAGAAGTACGTCAAGGACGGACCTGACGGACCTAGAAATGATCTGTCACTCAAGGTCAAGAATCCGGAGGTTGTTTGA
- the LOC135165245 gene encoding protein rolling stone-like isoform X4, which yields MKLYFLFQLGRRAMVNNIWCRKLSHIWHQKTPEPPHGRSFSEPRCQSHLSRWYLCYRWLITLVWVTIILCSIFELGSSKPLGKSHLWPIYLTNWDLALGFTQSLFALYLVIRRWQLQKGLDFDVGNIKYGKTEKIYWFFYTVTSSLAVGVTCTYWATVYDPKIHQVDLLNIMLHVCNSCLMIIDLLVTKIPLRFRHCWWCPTVAISYLMFTIVYHSAGGLDKQGNPCIYKVLNWSKPEKTILVCLGGLSFLVVVHCLLCYIARIRDRLYDSSQKYVKDGPDGPRNDLSLKVKNPEVV from the exons ATGAAGCTCTATTTTCTGTTCCAACTCG GTCGCCGAGCGATGGTGAACAACATCTGGTGTCGCAAACTCTCTCACATCTGGCACCAGAAGACTCCAGAACCACCGCACGGTCGTTCCTTTTCCGAGCCCCGTTGCCAGTCCCACCTGTCACGATGGTATCTCTGCTACAGATGGCTGATAACCCTCGTCTGGGTGACGATAATCCTGTGCTCGATTTTCGAGCTAGGGAGCTCCAAACCTCTGGGCAAATCCCACCTGTGGCCTATTTACTTGACAAATTGGGATCTTGCCCTGGGTTTCACGCAGTCCCTCTTCGCTCTGTACCTGGTGATCAGGCGATGGCAACTACAGAAGGGCCTGGACTTCGATGTAGGCAATATAAAGTACGGCAAGACCGAGAAGATCTACTGGTTCTTCTACACCGTCACCTCGTCATTAGCTGTTGGGGTAACATGCACGTATTGGGCAACAGTCTACGACCCGAAAATTCACCAGGTCGATCTTCTCAACATCATGCTGCACGTATGCAACAGCTGTCTCATGATCATCGATCTTCTTGTCACTAAAATACCTCTGAGATTCCGTCACTGCTGGTGGTGCCCCACTGTTGCCATTTCCTATCTGATGTTCACCATTGTCTACCATTCAGCTGGGGGCCTTGACAAACAGGGTAACCCGTGCATTTACAAAGTTCTCAACTGGTCAAAACCCGAGAAGACTATTCTCGTCTGTCTCGGGGGACTCAGTTTTCTCGTGGTTGTTCACTGCCTTCTGTGTTATATCGCCCGAATCAGAGATCGACTGTACGACAGCAGTCAGAAGTACGTCAAGGACGGACCTGACGGACCTAGAAATGATCTGTCACTCAAGGTCAAGAATCCGGAGGTTGTTTGA
- the LOC135165245 gene encoding protein rolling stone-like isoform X2 encodes MPPQSVDTYECSPELLSIVDNRTKISFRGSLRGRRAMVNNIWCRKLSHIWHQKTPEPPHGRSFSEPRCQSHLSRWYLCYRWLITLVWVTIILCSIFELGSSKPLGKSHLWPIYLTNWDLALGFTQSLFALYLVIRRWQLQKGLDFDVGNIKYGKTEKIYWFFYTVTSSLAVGVTCTYWATVYDPKIHQVDLLNIMLHVCNSCLMIIDLLVTKIPLRFRHCWWCPTVAISYLMFTIVYHSAGGLDKQGNPCIYKVLNWSKPEKTILVCLGGLSFLVVVHCLLCYIARIRDRLYDSSQKYVKDGPDGPRNDLSLKVKNPEVV; translated from the exons ATGCCCCCTCAGAGTGTCGATACGTACGAGTGCAGTCCTGAATTATTGTCCATTGTGGACAACAGGACTAAAATTTCGTTCAGGGGATCATTACGTG GTCGCCGAGCGATGGTGAACAACATCTGGTGTCGCAAACTCTCTCACATCTGGCACCAGAAGACTCCAGAACCACCGCACGGTCGTTCCTTTTCCGAGCCCCGTTGCCAGTCCCACCTGTCACGATGGTATCTCTGCTACAGATGGCTGATAACCCTCGTCTGGGTGACGATAATCCTGTGCTCGATTTTCGAGCTAGGGAGCTCCAAACCTCTGGGCAAATCCCACCTGTGGCCTATTTACTTGACAAATTGGGATCTTGCCCTGGGTTTCACGCAGTCCCTCTTCGCTCTGTACCTGGTGATCAGGCGATGGCAACTACAGAAGGGCCTGGACTTCGATGTAGGCAATATAAAGTACGGCAAGACCGAGAAGATCTACTGGTTCTTCTACACCGTCACCTCGTCATTAGCTGTTGGGGTAACATGCACGTATTGGGCAACAGTCTACGACCCGAAAATTCACCAGGTCGATCTTCTCAACATCATGCTGCACGTATGCAACAGCTGTCTCATGATCATCGATCTTCTTGTCACTAAAATACCTCTGAGATTCCGTCACTGCTGGTGGTGCCCCACTGTTGCCATTTCCTATCTGATGTTCACCATTGTCTACCATTCAGCTGGGGGCCTTGACAAACAGGGTAACCCGTGCATTTACAAAGTTCTCAACTGGTCAAAACCCGAGAAGACTATTCTCGTCTGTCTCGGGGGACTCAGTTTTCTCGTGGTTGTTCACTGCCTTCTGTGTTATATCGCCCGAATCAGAGATCGACTGTACGACAGCAGTCAGAAGTACGTCAAGGACGGACCTGACGGACCTAGAAATGATCTGTCACTCAAGGTCAAGAATCCGGAGGTTGTTTGA